The Quercus lobata isolate SW786 chromosome 9, ValleyOak3.0 Primary Assembly, whole genome shotgun sequence region TTCTGTCAATATGTTGTTTGCTGGAAAGAAGTTAGCATTGGACATATGAATTATTAATTAGCAGTTTTTAATGTAGTTAATTTGCTGTTTGTTTCAGGGAAGCGATGGACTGAGGAAGAGCACAAATTATTTCTAATTGGTCTAAACCAGCTTGAGAAACATGATTGGATAGAAATTTCATAGAAGTTTGTGATCACCAAAACCCCAGCCCAGATTGGTAGTCACGCACAGAAATATTTCTTGAGACAGGCTGAAACTAATAAGATGAAACGTAGACCAAGTGTGTTTGACTTGACTCTGCAGAATGAAGCGGAACTCTCTCGGTCTGCTCCTAAGGATTTCCAAGTTCCACATACTAAGAAAAGTGATGCTGAAAGCAGCTCTGAATCTTTGGCGTTGGATTTTCCACCACTTGCTCAAATTCCAGCCTCTGTATGTGGTGCTCCAAGTTATTGTCAGATTCCTTCCATggtaattaataatttgatttttgccactttttttaattgttgaattCTATTTCATATggtagtaaaataaaaatgatttaaactTGATTTTAGGTCACAACATAGTGTGTATTTTATCTTCATATTAGATAACTGGATAAGAACTATATCAACTATTACCCTAAAAACCATTCATTGTTAGTGATCTTTAAAGCAACTTGTCAATGCAACGAACCTTTGAAGAATTAGACCATCATTTGCACActgtttaaaaatttaatatcttgcagtgcttttaaaaaaaataaaaattctttatgCAATTTTTGGTGAGGGATTAATAGAAAGGGTTCTCCTGGAAAATATGCTTGCTTAAATTGTGGAGAGTGGTAGCTGGCAAGATTATGGGGGAAACTTTTTACCTTATAGTGCTTTAAAACAGTGCTGTAATCGTATGATCTTCTATGCTGTGCTTCATTAGGACTAATGTCAGTTGATTGGAAATTTGCAACCTTACTTTATGCTCCATAGGCTGGTGGTATCtgtgtttttaataaattgctgcaaaattgattaaaattggATTACAATTCTCTAAAGTTCCATAAATAGCATGTTGAATTATATGGTGAACTGGAATTATATATATCCTTGATTCGAATCAAGATTGCAGCCTCAGATGTTTCTAATTGCTAGCCACATATGGCTTGTTACAAAGTAGATTTCTTTAAGCatggaattttaatttatttcttttcaatcaCCACTAGCCAAAGCATCAAACTAGTTTCTTTTCATAATGATTTTGCTTGTCTTAACAGGTGGGAAGGCCTGGCAGTGCACTGTTCATTCCAAACCCAATGGTGAATTTTGCCAGCCAAAGTTATTCGTGCTGGTTGCCTGCAGGCTGGAACCCAGCAGACTTTTTGTACTCGTGCTTCTGATATTATTGATCCATCCGATATTCCTTCACTACCGTCTTTCCGTTGCAGTCTATCTGATTTAGGCAATAGGCTTTCATCAATTGCTAGAGATGTTGAAGAGCTTACAATAGGACAGCCTCAGACCTCCCGAGGAATAAATGTAACAACTCAAACATCTGGAGCTATTAGAGTGACCTAAAAAGTTTTGATGAGTTGAAGCTTGatttttgcattttgatttatctTATAAAAGGCTATAATTTTTCCCCCTTGCGTATAAAATAGGTGGGCTGAAAGGTTGAGTcagaaaaaagttaaaaaggcAATTGTAAGGTCATTGCCAATATGTtccaacttttttatttttttatttttttttggcgtCAATCTTAGTTATTGCGTTATTCTCTACCTCGTCCACCTCTCTAGTTCAACTTAGAGGCAACCACACGTTGATCACTAGGTTCCTAACAAATGAAATTGGAGCTGTCATCTTGAAAAGTGTATAGATGAACTATGATAAGATTTGCAAGAATTGCGGCTAATGTTCAACATAGTTTTTGAGAATTTCAAGGCTTTATGCAAATCTCACAAGGCTATGAAAGAAGAACTCTAAAACTTGAAGAAGGATGTTAAGAACATGATCGAAGAAGAGTTACAATCTCTTGATTCGAtggaaattaaagagaaaattaagttttaaaatattttttccaaatttgatCAAGTTTGACCGTGGTAAAATTGAGCTTGATCTAAAATTGACTAAGATCTAACCACATGATTAGGAATAATTTGAGTAcatatcaaagaaaataaaattctctTTAAAATGACTGCTCGTGGATCCAAATTGGAGTTAAACCAAGTGAGATATCTCGAATTCGCCAAAACTCCCAACACATAGTTAGTAATTTTTACTAAATGttggatgtaaattttacaTTGGTTGTCTTTCAGGGCACACAATACATATGTGAAATCCAAAACTTTATAAAGGGACACTTAAGGCTTTGCCCCATAAAAAATCTCTACCTTAGTCTACACAACCAAACTCTCTGCCTAACAGCTTAGTCTTGCTACCAGCCCACCATATATTAGGCCTTGGACACGGTCTGAGAGCCCATGAGAGTAGCCCAACTCTATTCTCACATAAATTAGCAACATTTGTCAGACCGCAATCGGCTCTTACCAATGCCACCCCTAACACTTGTATAGCATGATCCAACAACGCAACACAAGCCCAATATCACATCACCCTCACTTGTATGGCATCATACAAATACGCTCTTAATTGGTAGACAgaccagctttgcctttcacAACGTTGCTTGCCCACTGCACAACAACCAGCCCACGGCCCAGCATGTTAGACCACCATATAGCCCAACTCAGAACATGTCCACTATCAGGTCCATTTTTATTGCAAAAAGTCCCTTAAGGCCCTTTAGTCTTTATCAAATGGatcattcaataaaaataaaattgtccaaGGTCCAGCGTCCAAATACAAACCCTGATTCAGGggtgaataataataattatcaagGATCTGTCAAAAGGACCCACTGTACTATATAACCTATCATGTTAGAAAGGCTAATGGGAAGAAATTCAGAAATcaatttcaggattattgagTTTAGGTATGAATATTGAGAAccatttttaattctatttataTCGACCAGTTATGAGAATTGTTAGGACAAATATAACAATTAGAATACCCAGAACATTCCATTCCAACAAGATTAGAAAAAGTGGGCCTGAATGAAAATGTAGGCGTGAAATAAGATTTTCTAATTTCCTCTTGAGAAGGGAAAAAGATCAGAAGTCCTTTTAAATTCCAACATGTGAGAgactttaaagataaaaaacaaagacaaaaaactTTGACTAATGTAATGACACAGGACAGTATGCCATGTCGACCCCAGAGACACGGCGTGACCTACAGTAAATGTAAGATGCACATGAATGGATTCAATTTCAATGACCCTTTTCTTGGGTTAAGTGAATGAGCTCAAAATGGACGCTAAAGAACAACTTACACTCCTTTCTTTCTAGGAAGGCTGCAATTACAAACTAACAGCTGCTATCCCACTTGactgttgttttcttttttgaatctTGGTCTTTTCTGAgttgtatttgtttcttgttgttGCTGGTTGGCCATAATATTTGCtgcaaaaaaaataactaaattaagATTTCCAACTTGGGTGTAGTGATTTTAAGTGAAgtcacaatttctttttcttttttttcttttttttttttaagattgcATAAAACAATTTATGTGTAATAAACATAGCCCAtgatccaaaataaaattacactttgttaggttaaaaaaaattagtgttttCACAAATACACGAGCTTTATACTGTTTGGTGTTATTGGATTTTTCAAAGCCGAAGAAATCTGCCTTACAGCAAATAGTTTATTTTCTGGCACAAAAATGAAGCTAGAGGCTAGCAAGGAACAAAGGCAGGGTTGTAGTATattacttgtaattttttttttttaatagatacaataataatatttcaaatttataccaacagattttttttttttttaattgtcgaataaaaattctatctccAACCTATTATCtaattgattttcattttgttaCTATATAGTCTTGGTCTTGgtcttatattttcttaaagtcGTAGATCCAGCCCTTCAATCAGGGTATGGAAAACTGGTTATGGTGCTTAAAAATATCGTAATTTCTCATCCTGTATTCCTAAATACGAGAAATAATACTGAAAgtgaaagagagataaaaatttCTACTAAAAAATGAGGGGTGCGTATACATGATGCTTTAAATGCCATAATTGACGGGGAGTGACACTTGACCTACAGTGAGGCCAACACAGAGACTTCCTAAGTACAGCAACTGGTGCTGGTGGAGTCCACCCAATCTTGTATGCATGCCATTGCATATTTCATTCCATTTGTCTATAAATGAACCACGCATTCATTTCCTTGCTAATCCAGGAGTTGTAAACACATAAAAGATACTACTAGATAAACTTATACAGACACTATGAGCTAGCATTAATATCTTGCTTCATGTTCTTGAGCTCACTTTTTCATCCCGCTTACTCTTCATCTTCTATTCGTCCATTGTGTCGCATTGATGAGAGCTCTGCCTTGTTGCAATTCAAGGAAAGCTTTATTGTCAACTCCACCTGTGGAGGTCCTTATGATTATCCTAAAGTTGCGTCGTGGATGCTTGAAGGAGAAAACAACAGTTGTTGCTTGTGGGACGGGGTTGATTGTGATGATGACACTGGTCATGTGATTGGCCTTAACCTCAGCAGCAGTTGCCTCTATGGTTCCATTAACTCTAGCAGTAGCCTTTTCCGCCTTATGCACCTTCGGCAACTTGACCTCAGCTACAATTTCTTCAATTACTCTCGGATACCATCTACTATAGGCAATCTTTCCATGCTGACATATCTCAACCTCTCTTATTCCTTCTTTCAAGGTCAAATTCCATCAGAAATTTCACTACTCTACAAATTGTCTGTCCTCGATTTGTCtaataattttaattcatatttaCAACTTTTGGAGCTCAAAAGACCCACTCCAGAAAGCCTAGTACAAAACTTAACCAACCTAGAGAAACTTGATCTCTCTGTGGTAGACATATCTTCTCCAGTTCCAAATCAGTTGGCAAATATAGCCTCCCTGACTGCTCTTGCCCTCCATGATTGTAGGTTGGTTGGGCAATTTCCAATAAGGATTTTGCAGCTACCAAACCTACAGTTTCTTGAGCTATGGAGCAACTTTGATCTCAAAGGTTATTTGCCTCACTTGCATTTGAGCAGTCACCTTAAGTATTTGTCAGTGGGGCATACTGGATTTTCTGGTGAGATACCTGCCTCAATCGGAAGCCTGAATTCCTGGGAACGTTTGGATCTCAGAGATTGTAAATTCTCAGGGTTGATTCCCCCTTCACTTGGTAATCTTTCTAAGCTCACTATTCTAAACCTTTCAGGAGACCATTTTAGAGAACAGACACCTTCTTTCTTCTCAAATCTCTCCCAACTAATTCAGCTATCAATTTCCTCTTATAACATGAGTAGTGGGAGCTTGTCATGGCTTAATCAGCTCAACAAAATTAATCTTTTGCTCCTTCCCAAAAACAATTTAAGTGAGTTTCCACCATCTCTTGCCAATTTCACCCAACTCACTGCTTTGGATTTAAGCTCTAATGATTTCACTAGTCGCATACcattttgggttttcaatctaACCAAATTAGTTTATCTggatttttcattaaataagtTGAGCGGTGCCATTTCAAGCTCTATCTCTCAACTTGAGAATCTTGAATATCTTGatcttttttcaaataatttaagtgGCATGGTGGAGCTAGACATGCTACTTAGACTTAAAAACTTAACAGCATTGTGTGTGTCATTGAACAAATTATCATTGCTCCCCCCAAAAAATTCCAATGCTACTCTTCAAAAGTTCATGATTTTGGGGTTGGCTTCATGCAATCTGAGTGAGTTCCCGAACTTCTTACAAAATCAAGATAGATTGGGTTCCTTAGATTTATCCTTCAACAATATTCATGGCCAGATACCCCAATGGTTTTGGaaaacaagtacaaaaaatcTGATCTTTTTGGATCTCTCTCACAACTTTCTAACCGGCTTTAGCCAAACTCTTGTTGTTCTTCCTTGGTCTCGTTTATTCTTTCTAGACATAAGCTCGAACAAGCTGCAAGGATCACTGCCAATTCCACAATCCCTCATCTTCTTCtattcaatatcaaaaaatGAACTTACAAGAGAGATCTCATCATTGATTTGCAGTTTAAAttttcttgaagttcttgattTGTCGGAGAACAACTTAAGtggaaaaattccaaaatgTTTGGGAAACTTTAGCAATTCTCTCACCATATTGAATTTAAGAAGAAATAACTTGCATGGCACTATTCCTCACACGTGGACAAGTGGGAACAAATTAAGGATGATTGATGTGGGTGACAACAAGTTGAGAGGGCAAGTCCCAAAATCAATAGTCAATTGTATGTTGCTCGAGAATCTTGATCTTGGAAACAACCAGATCAATGATAGTTTTCCCTTTTGGTTGGCAACCCTTCCTGAGTTGAAGATTCTCATATTGCGCTCTAATTATTTTCATGGCCCAATAGCGGCTCCTGAATTTAGTCTTGTGTTCCCCAAATTGCGCATCTTTGACATTTCTTGCAATAGTATCACTGGTAGTCTAccttcaaattaaattcttcCAAAGTTGGAATGCCATGAAAATTGTTGATGATGGCCAGTTAGGTTACATGCAAGTAAAGACATTTGTTTTTCGGATGGGATCACCTGATCATTTTTCTGATCATTATGACTATTCGATGATAATGACAAACAGGCACTTGACAAcacaatattataaaataatagaagtCTTGGAAATCATTGATTTCTCACACAATAGATTTGAAGGATTGATTCCAGAATCTATTGGAACTCTTAAGGGGTTTCGTGCATTGAACTTGTCCAACAATATATTCACTGGTCATATACCATCATCCTTGGGACACTTGACACTACTTCAATCACTGGACCTTTCTCACAACAAGCTCTCAAGAGAGATGCCTCAACAACTAGTACAACTCACTTTCCTAGCATCTTTTGACATATCTTACAACAATTTCACAGGATCCATACCACGAGGAAACCAATTTGATACATTTCTAAATAGTTCATTTGAAGAGAATTTAGGATTGTGTGGGAACCCGTTGTCAAGAAAATGTGAAGGATCACCGCCTTTAACCTTCAAAGAGAATCCAGAGTACTCTAGATCTTCAAATGAAATTGATTGGACATTTGTTGTAATTGGTAatggaagcggttttataattggACTGGTTATTGGCCACAAAATGAGCGCTAGGAAACTTGACTGGCTTGTGAACTTTTTTGGAATAAGGAAGCAGAAATGGCAAAGACAGAAGATATGGGGACATTGGAAATAATATTCCGTGGTCAAAATATCTTCCACATGTGTTCAAATTTGTATTTGCTTGTCGCacttctatatttttctttttttatattatgtatttttttagagGGGTGGGGACATGGGGTATATGGAAGCACTCCAAACTAGATCTAAAACTTAGAGCAATTAAGTATCATATATGAATAagattcctctttttttttttttttttctctgttttctttttaattattattaaatagatACCATTGGATATAAAACTCATGGTGTTTGgtttatgatgatttttttttatcattaaattaaaaaatcaattaatttccttttttttttttttcttttatacgtGGGATTTGAATTCAACTCACCCTTATAACTGTTGCTTATAACATGCTACGTGGTGGTTATCTCTTTGTTGTTGATTGGACTGTTATGTCTTTACACAGGCTCGAACTTACTATATTGTAATTTGCATCAACTATTAACAAAAAATACAGCAATGAATATTCTATCCAAGAACCCATATCTTAACTATCAATCCCATGATAAATGGGGATAAAATGTGCAATTTCCATTGAAAGTACGtacacttaaaattttgaattgtgatCTCGTCTAACGAAAACAATTGAGCACATTGCCATTCAATGCAAgttctgtatatatatatgtggtttTGGGCATTTCTTCgtaattgaaatttaaacatcACGGAAAAAGAAATAGAGGAGGGACGTAGCTTTCATGgtaaaagcaaaaactaaagAAGGTTTGGAAATAGAAATGACATACAGTCCCAAAATCTAATATGACATGGGCAAGACGAACAaatgaaaatatcaaattatgtTTGGATAATATAAAGTGAAAACagtttccaaaaataataatgattcaACCccgttgaatttttttttttttttttttttttttcaaaggtttAAGAATTATGTTTGGAGGCCagaagttttttttattgaaccTAAATATTTTGAATTCTTAGAAGGTGTTCAGTACTATAAATTTTTGGGTAAACAAAAcatgttaatttaaaaataactacttaggctttttttgttttgttgggaAAGACCCTTATAAACAAAAGTTAAGCTCGACCATTCGTTTTTGTTGAGAAATACCCTCAGCAGCCTGAactatacaaaaaaagaaaatactaattattatcgATTATAACTGAGTTTACATCCATATGAAGAGCATATATTTACAACTGAAGTAATAAAGTCTCTTCCAAGAAAGCCTCAACCAGGATTTGAGCAGCTTTTGTTACATTTGGACTTTGGAAGGAACAAAAGGAAAGACTAATAAGAAACCGGC contains the following coding sequences:
- the LOC115961786 gene encoding receptor-like protein 6; this translates as MFLSSLFHPAYSSSSIRPLCRIDESSALLQFKESFIVNSTCGGPYDYPKVASWMLEGENNSCCLWDGVDCDDDTGHVIGLNLSSSCLYGSINSSSSLFRLMHLRQLDLSYNFFNYSRIPSTIGNLSMLTYLNLSYSFFQGQIPSEISLLYKLSVLDLSNNFNSYLQLLELKRPTPESLVQNLTNLEKLDLSVVDISSPVPNQLANIASLTALALHDCRLVGQFPIRILQLPNLQFLELWSNFDLKGYLPHLHLSSHLKYLSVGHTGFSGEIPASIGSLNSWERLDLRDCKFSGLIPPSLGNLSKLTILNLSGDHFREQTPSFFSNLSQLIQLSISSYNMSSGSLSWLNQLNKINLLLLPKNNLSEFPPSLANFTQLTALDLSSNDFTSRIPFWVFNLTKLVYLDFSLNKLSGAISSSISQLENLEYLDLFSNNLSGMVELDMLLRLKNLTALCVSLNKLSLLPPKNSNATLQKFMILGLASCNLSEFPNFLQNQDRLGSLDLSFNNIHGQIPQWFWKTSTKNLIFLDLSHNFLTGFSQTLVVLPWSRLFFLDISSNKLQGSLPIPQSLIFFYSISKNELTREISSLICSLNFLEVLDLSENNLSGKIPKCLGNFSNSLTILNLRRNNLHGTIPHTWTSGNKLRMIDVGDNKLRGQVPKSIVNCMLLENLDLGNNQINDSFPFWLATLPELKILILRSNYFHGPIAAPEFSLVFPKLRIFDISCNSITGSLPSN
- the LOC115961787 gene encoding putative receptor like protein 25, encoding MKIVDDGQLGYMQVKTFVFRMGSPDHFSDHYDYSMIMTNRHLTTQYYKIIEVLEIIDFSHNRFEGLIPESIGTLKGFRALNLSNNIFTGHIPSSLGHLTLLQSLDLSHNKLSREMPQQLVQLTFLASFDISYNNFTGSIPRGNQFDTFLNSSFEENLGLCGNPLSRKCEGSPPLTFKENPEYSRSSNEIDWTFVVIGNGSGFIIGLVIGHKMSARKLDWLVNFFGIRKQKWQRQKIWGHWK